From Thalassococcus sp. S3, one genomic window encodes:
- a CDS encoding DUF817 domain-containing protein, producing MTNTRSLERRLGDWMRARLPFALTEFVMFVLKQAWACLFGTLLLVALIVTDLIWSPDWAVARYDALLVFAVSIQALLIFLRLETWREVRVIALFHLTGTAMELFKVNAGSWSYPEPALMKVYGVPLFSGFMYAAVGSYMARVIRIFDMRFAPYPPFWTTVVLATAIYVNFFAHHFVPDIRLGLFAATILLFARTRIWFRIGQNDYWMPLPIAAFLSSFFLWVAENIGTGTGTWLYAGESRLDWVSLAKMGSWYLLLYVSFTTVTLVYRDVLFKETLSRSAPQAAAQKQRSG from the coding sequence ATGACCAACACCCGCAGCCTTGAACGCCGCCTTGGCGACTGGATGCGCGCAAGACTACCTTTTGCGCTCACCGAGTTCGTTATGTTCGTTCTCAAACAAGCCTGGGCCTGCCTTTTTGGCACGCTTTTGCTTGTCGCGTTGATCGTGACGGATCTTATCTGGTCGCCGGATTGGGCCGTCGCCCGCTATGACGCTTTGCTTGTCTTTGCGGTCAGCATTCAGGCGCTCTTGATCTTTCTGCGGCTTGAAACATGGCGAGAGGTGCGCGTCATCGCGCTTTTCCACCTCACCGGCACGGCCATGGAGCTGTTCAAGGTCAATGCGGGAAGCTGGTCCTATCCCGAGCCGGCCCTGATGAAGGTCTACGGCGTGCCACTTTTTTCGGGGTTCATGTATGCGGCTGTGGGCAGCTACATGGCCCGTGTCATCCGCATTTTCGACATGCGTTTCGCACCCTATCCACCTTTCTGGACCACCGTGGTTCTGGCCACCGCAATCTACGTCAACTTTTTCGCCCACCACTTTGTACCCGACATCCGGCTGGGTCTTTTCGCGGCAACAATCCTTTTGTTCGCGCGCACCCGGATCTGGTTTCGCATCGGTCAGAACGATTACTGGATGCCCCTGCCCATTGCCGCGTTCCTCTCCAGCTTCTTTCTCTGGGTCGCCGAAAACATCGGCACAGGCACCGGCACGTGGCTCTATGCTGGCGAAAGCCGTCTTGATTGGGTCAGCCTGGCCAAGATGGGATCGTGGTATCTTCTGCTTTACGTCAGCTTTACCACCGTCACGCTGGTCTACAGGGACGTCTTGTTCAAAGAAACCCTCTCCAGATCAGCACCACAAGCAGCAGCACAAAAACAACGATCAGGTTGA